GGCCAAGAAGATAATGTAGGCATTCAGGAATGCGTTCAAGAAATAAGCTCTGATAATGTTTGTCATACTGATGATGTAACAACATCATTAACAACGTATCACTCTTATTCCGATCAATTTTCACCTGCTTACACGTGCACAGACATTATGTCACCTTCGAGTATATATTCGGACAATGTTGATGCATCTTCTTCGATCAAATCAGATTCACATTTTTCGGACGGTGGTTATGAATCTCACGATTCCCCTAATGCAGACATAcgcagtaaaaaaaaaagaaataacaataataataataataataataataataataatagtaataatcatagtaaaaataataataataagaacaataatgtATGTTTAACCGATCTTTGGCACGAAAGTTTTACAGAATTATTTCCAATGTTGGCTTAAAATTCAAgcaatttaaatagaaattttatcattgcTTAATCtttccaaaataaaaaagtaatgaatGACTCATGAGAGAAAcatatgaatgaattaaaatctcttcttatgtatgtatttactcTCTACATATCTTGTCATATTGCACAAGAAGTAATGTgaacaaattatttcaaataattcattgaataatagtaataaaaagcgTATACAGGGGGGAGCAGAGGGGGGGAAAGTGagattgttatatatatattttttatatgaatttgtaaaaacaatttcttttgtttttgattttcttttttatactttcaatGTTACACTCGGTTAATTAGTAAGTTAGAAATCTAGTAGCTTCACTGTATactgtaaattattttatacacgtatacacacttttatctattaaaaaaaaaaaaaaatatctgttaatgtgtctgtatgtgtgtgtatatatatatatacacgcgcgcgcacacacacacacacacacacacacatatatataatatttaatatataatatatatatataatatttattgaataattatttgacgACATGTAAAATGCAAGTACTTACTGTGCGACAGTATGCCAAATAAATCGTGTATACAATATTTCtctgtttatttaaattatatatccttGATCTCTTAATCTGtcacgtttaaaaaaaaaagaaaaaaaaaactgaatcTCACACAAACTATACAGtgcataaaagaaaataaaaaattctcatATTTTGTATGTGAATGCATGTAGTATATTTTGCTTACATTTTCAGCTATTCTATACTATTACAtcattgtatatgtattatatacctTCGTATGAACTCTTGAGAAAGAAGTATCATACACACTTACTACAATGTCTATCTCGAaagaacgatagaaataaacgTGTGTGATGATTCAATctttatttgattaaaaaaaaaaaaaaaaaaaaaaattaaatggaaaatGAATATCGTTGCTTGCTCGGAATTAATCGCTTTAActgtacataaatatttcataaatataattatgaaacTTAATGAACATATTCATTTAGAACTGTgttctcattttatatatatatatatatatatataaaatatggattatatatagaaattatcggAAACAATTAAATTACGTACATATCATTAGttgaaagtaaaattattaaaaagaaaaaaaaaaagaattagttaAAACACATTGTGAATTAGCAccctttttttcgttaatctCTATACATTTATGACGAAAATTTTAATGTCATACTTTTCAATGTATTTCctttaaaatatgtatgtacgtatgtatgtatgtatatatatatgtatgtccaCGTTTAAATATTGGAAGACAATACAAAGCGTATTATCTATCGAGGGActgtattaaatttatttttattgagaaaaagagaaagagagagagagagagagagagagagagagagagagagaaagagaaagagatgtaataaaaatgttataactaACATCTACTTATCTTTCTACTTAAGAAAATTAAGgcgtataaaaattttaaaaggcTGTATTAAGCTGTAGCAAAATGATTAATgaactttaattttcttttttttttctagttcATCATCGCATCGTTTAAaagtttaaaattataataataataataattattattattatataattattattattattattattattactattattattattattattattattattattattattattgttgttgttgttgttgttgtttttgttgttattattattatacgtatctaTAGATGTGTCAATGATTCGTGTATTAtgaatttcattcttattcaTTTACGTGTAAATTCataagttcttttttcttcattcgttTATAGATAAAATCTCGAGTAAGACAACCCTATCACTTGATCATCGTGTAAATAATGAACGTATGAAGTATAACGATATTTGTCGAGTGATTTTATCCAAAAAGTTTGTCGAAGCACCCATGGCAGTATGGTTTATCATTTTGTTCCTTGAAAGTACccttatttaattgttttaaacAAAATGCACAGACAAAGTGCTCTGGATGGAATTTTCGGAACATGGCAGTTATACAGCGTCctataattaaaagagaaaaagaaaaaaaaaacaaacaaaaaaaaaagataattaaatttaagtaaaatttatatattctttattatgtaCTGATATTTACCTGTTATTGGTTTATGACAGCCAGCACACAATGACCCTCTTTTGGCATGATAATGTGTTTCACAATACGGCAATCCTTCGTGATCAAAAAAGGATCCTCCTTGAAACTTTTGTCTGCAGTCCTGCAAAAACATCAATgtgattttcattaatttttttttcttttttttttttttttttaattatagtatatatttttactgacaattaaattattttaataataatatatattacaatttcaaatcattgttattcatatctttcttatacgattcaaatatctaaaaaaaaaaaaaaatgcgttTTATAAACacataaaattgttaaagataaaaacatataatttcatattaaataacaatgcattaaaattatataatttacattttataaaaaataaaaaaggaaaaaaaaagaatgaatcaaAAACACAAATGTAGACGAATGTCTCAAATGTTACACGAATGTAAACGAATACATACAAATGTACACAAatctatctaaaaaaaaaaaaaaaaaaaaaaaaaaaaaaaaaaaaaaaaaaaagaaaattctcatTTTATGTAATCTCCATATATACTAACTAAATATACCAATCGATTATATGTGTGacggtgataataataatttatttgtagaaTATGAATCATgccatataaataaaatttatcgaaaaattgaCGAAAATCATATTACTATAAACggtgtatgtgcgtgtacgtgtatgtatgtttacgcacgcacacacatacatacatacatcatacatatcaAACAATAACAcacgcaaaaagaaaaagaaaacagaatacAGAGGAAATTGATCAAAGAGCGATCGTACGGTTAGACATATTTCTAAAATTAGACGGCATGAGTGCAGCACGGCCGTGTTCGTATCACACGGGCTTTCAACGAACACGCGTACGACTTTGTCGCACGCGATTCAATGTCACCCTAGTGTTGTTCGCTATGTgtgtgttttgtttttttgttgttgttttttttttcttttttttttttttaattttttttaattttttttcacatgtatatatgtatatatatatatatattttttttttaataataatttattacattctttttctctctcattagcctcatacatatttaataacatcTTTAACATGTGAGATTACATAAAACGATCCTTTAACTATTTCGATTGagctcgaataaaaaataattactatcaaaaaaagaaagaaaaaaaaaaagaaagaaaaaagaacacaaaaaaaaaggagaaaaaaaatgtgaatgcGAAAAAGCTCCCCATTAGACTTTTAAAAAGAACATTTAACGATAACGATCGCGTTCGTGTACATGTGTGTTTTTTTTGtgtaatggaaaaaaaatctgCTCGTCGTTCGATATAACACctgtttgagaaaaaaaaacaaaaaaaggaatagaagaaaaaaaaatgttggcACTACATTTCTCGAGCCaacgaaataaatgaataacatCTGGGGGAGGGAGGGTAGTCGAGTTTCAGGCAGGGTTAAGGGGTGGGCGGATGGAATAATAGACATTTtctataagaaaatagaataataataatcaacgaCTGTGAACATCgcaaaattcatttttcttttcttttctctcttttttttttaggccgcctcttcctcttcctcctcttcctcatccACGCCAACACATTTTGGACATACTGGTTTTCCTTCCATAGCGTAGAATGATTTACCAGAAACCGGTTTCTTGCAATCCTGTAATTGTTAACATTTAAAACACACAAGGATGACATATgaaaattccaaaaaaaaagaaaagaaaaaaatcaatcgaatCCAAATAGATAACGTTGCGATTTGATCTCCTGTTAAAATCAACATATCATagtcattattaattatttaatcaattaattaattaattaattattattattaacaaattaaacgTACTCTGCAAACGAAACAATCCGGATGCCATTGACTGTTCAATgcagaaatataattttctatgatTGCTCGATTACAACCACCGCATTTAGGTGCAAACATGTCGAAAAAATCCTCCCGACAATATGGCTTTCCATCTCGTTCGTGAAAACCTTCCTCACCAAATTGTTTGCCACACTGAGCACAGAAGAAGTGTTCCGTGTGCCAAGTCTTCTCCAAGGCGGTAACGCATttctacaaaaaaattatcttttatcatgTCTGATGATCTTTAAAagacatcatcatcattatcatcatacatatacacatatatataaatatgtatataaatatatatatatatatttatcaatttatcaaTGATGATCTTGAATATCTTACGTCGAGAATTGGACCATTGCAATAAGCACAACGTGGTGAAAAAAGATTATGATAATCAGGTTCACAATAGGGATGTCCTTCTCTTTCAAAAAAGTTACGTGTACCCAATTCTTGATTGCAATGAGTACATGTGAAGTGTTCAGGGTGCCAGGTCTTACCCAAGGCCGTGATTACCTAAATGAGAAGATAATGAATAATGGAAatgatggaataaaaaaatatatatatttatatatagagagagaaagacagagagagagagagaaacagagaaatgaTGTAGATCAAGAAGATTGATTGGTCATCATTCACCTGGCCTACGATAGGTTTCTCGCAGGCACTGCAGCATCCCTTTTGCGTAGTGTTCACACCTTGGCGACTCATATCTGCCTGGAGATTTCCTAGCATAGAATCCAATTGATTCTGTTTGATTTGTGTTGCGGCTTGTGCGGTATGACTTTCCCcgtgttgttgttgctgataATGATGTGTCGTTTGAGTTTCTGTAATGTGTATTCTCGTTTGTGTACCCTCAGCCGGTGGTAATGGGCTTTGCGAACTTTTAGTCGCTTTATTGGGTTTAGCGTATGGAGAATCGGTCACCGTTTGATGTTGATGAGAACTGCTATTGATCTGGAAAATAAACGGGACTATGAAAGACCTTGtagttttattcatttatctagaaataatacgaaaacaaaataataataaataaataaatgcataaataaataattaaataaaaatcgaaacaaaaataaaaatggacaATGAAGTAGAGCAATCCAatctgcttttttctttctttctttcttttttttttctttttttcttttctcttcttttttattctttttattctcatcaAAAATCTTAAAGCTTTGAAACGTGGAAGTCTAATATAATCTATAAGAAGATGTCAAGGTAAGATTTTCAAGGTATCTTATGTGCAAACTaaggagaggagaaaaaaaagagaaaaaaaaagaaaaaaaaagaggaagcgTTGTTTAGATCCTCACTGTGGGAGATGTCGAGTGTTACAGGCGAGCTTGCAGACTGGCCGAAAGCTTTCGGTGGCTTCGTGGATCACTAGACACCTCTCCCCAccccccttcttcttcttcttcactcACCCCTCCTATATATTTTCCCTCCACGCCACGTAGAGACATAGTGAAAATCAAGAGAAGTGGAGAAAAGGAGACGCCAAAAGAGTGGGGAGAGGAATAGGAAGAGCGTAACCGGGTAGGTAATTCTACTGCTCCGGTGGATGGTGGAATGAAAGTTATTTTGGTAACTCGCGGAGCCAAGAATGGGCAGGAGTAGTTTGAACATCACTGTTTTCTGATTCTGCAGTGAATTGAGAGAGTGTGAATAGCCCACATATTACATGTCAGTCttaccaaaaaagaaaataatagtcaATTAGGAatgttcttctctttttttttttttcctttccttttcttttcttttcttttccttaagaCATTATCAATCATTAACATGTAAATCCTTGACAATTGATCTTAACTTTTCTTCGTCATCAGTTTGATCCTCAACTTCTCGTTATCCCCACCCACCCCTATACCCCTTcttgtctctctttattttaagAGTCAAATAAGTTATACCTTGAACTCGGAAAGGGAGGCCATCAAATCGTCGAGCTCTTTCGTTGCGTTACTGGCAGTATGACCGTTGGCATAACTACGTTGTTGAATCTCTGATCGATTCAAGGAA
This is a stretch of genomic DNA from Vespa crabro chromosome 3, iyVesCrab1.2, whole genome shotgun sequence. It encodes these proteins:
- the LOC124423228 gene encoding leupaxin isoform X3 — translated: MTDVMRPMSPVRLAIIQRHARWEQYVNALLADLQNTVSSEGNHVSSNATPGYGSLNGARTHNTNAYRSYESRTSPLPSQSPTYQNREAIEETITKSSSTTYTQNPSTGGKMPSLNNNLSELDTLLQDLSNARYNSHYHERDSHVSTGGVNGGTTSPMLRSPSSMSAPRPTVDALLEELNTAVPNGDYPSDGRVKVTIQETSTEIQPVYDGYPSSQHGSLNRSEIQQRSYANGHTASNATKELDDLMASLSEFKINSSSHQHQTVTDSPYAKPNKATKSSQSPLPPAEGTQTRIHITETQTTHHYQQQQHGESHTAQAATQIKQNQLDSMLGNLQADMSRQGVNTTQKGCCSACEKPIVGQVITALGKTWHPEHFTCTHCNQELGTRNFFEREGHPYCEPDYHNLFSPRCAYCNGPILDKCVTALEKTWHTEHFFCAQCGKQFGEEGFHERDGKPYCREDFFDMFAPKCGGCNRAIIENYISALNSQWHPDCFVCRDCRQKFQGGSFFDHEGLPYCETHYHAKRGSLCAGCHKPITGRCITAMFRKFHPEHFVCAFCLKQLNKGTFKEQNDKPYCHGCFDKLFG
- the LOC124423228 gene encoding leupaxin isoform X1; its protein translation is MEEQDTSAFQSYTENNNIYETYQVDKADNNLFNLDALLADLQNTVSSEGNHVSSNATPGYGSLNGARTHNTNAYRSYESRTSPLPSQSPTYQNREAIEETITKSSSTTYTQNPSTGGKMPSLNNNLSELDTLLQDLSNARYNSHYHERDSHVSTGGVNGGTTSPMLRSPSSMSAPRPTVDALLEELNTAVPNGDYPSDGRVKVTIQETSTEIQPVYDGYPSSQHGSLNRSEIQQRSYANGHTASNATKELDDLMASLSEFKINSSSHQHQTVTDSPYAKPNKATKSSQSPLPPAEGTQTRIHITETQTTHHYQQQQHGESHTAQAATQIKQNQLDSMLGNLQADMSRQGVNTTQKGCCSACEKPIVGQVITALGKTWHPEHFTCTHCNQELGTRNFFEREGHPYCEPDYHNLFSPRCAYCNGPILDKCVTALEKTWHTEHFFCAQCGKQFGEEGFHERDGKPYCREDFFDMFAPKCGGCNRAIIENYISALNSQWHPDCFVCRDCRQKFQGGSFFDHEGLPYCETHYHAKRGSLCAGCHKPITGRCITAMFRKFHPEHFVCAFCLKQLNKGTFKEQNDKPYCHGCFDKLFG
- the LOC124423228 gene encoding leupaxin isoform X2, which produces MAMDRTMYGKVQPGATYQPFRITVKKGSLPGYALLADLQNTVSSEGNHVSSNATPGYGSLNGARTHNTNAYRSYESRTSPLPSQSPTYQNREAIEETITKSSSTTYTQNPSTGGKMPSLNNNLSELDTLLQDLSNARYNSHYHERDSHVSTGGVNGGTTSPMLRSPSSMSAPRPTVDALLEELNTAVPNGDYPSDGRVKVTIQETSTEIQPVYDGYPSSQHGSLNRSEIQQRSYANGHTASNATKELDDLMASLSEFKINSSSHQHQTVTDSPYAKPNKATKSSQSPLPPAEGTQTRIHITETQTTHHYQQQQHGESHTAQAATQIKQNQLDSMLGNLQADMSRQGVNTTQKGCCSACEKPIVGQVITALGKTWHPEHFTCTHCNQELGTRNFFEREGHPYCEPDYHNLFSPRCAYCNGPILDKCVTALEKTWHTEHFFCAQCGKQFGEEGFHERDGKPYCREDFFDMFAPKCGGCNRAIIENYISALNSQWHPDCFVCRDCRQKFQGGSFFDHEGLPYCETHYHAKRGSLCAGCHKPITGRCITAMFRKFHPEHFVCAFCLKQLNKGTFKEQNDKPYCHGCFDKLFG
- the LOC124423228 gene encoding leupaxin isoform X4 encodes the protein MNSFTMTKDALLADLQNTVSSEGNHVSSNATPGYGSLNGARTHNTNAYRSYESRTSPLPSQSPTYQNREAIEETITKSSSTTYTQNPSTGGKMPSLNNNLSELDTLLQDLSNARYNSHYHERDSHVSTGGVNGGTTSPMLRSPSSMSAPRPTVDALLEELNTAVPNGDYPSDGRVKVTIQETSTEIQPVYDGYPSSQHGSLNRSEIQQRSYANGHTASNATKELDDLMASLSEFKINSSSHQHQTVTDSPYAKPNKATKSSQSPLPPAEGTQTRIHITETQTTHHYQQQQHGESHTAQAATQIKQNQLDSMLGNLQADMSRQGVNTTQKGCCSACEKPIVGQVITALGKTWHPEHFTCTHCNQELGTRNFFEREGHPYCEPDYHNLFSPRCAYCNGPILDKCVTALEKTWHTEHFFCAQCGKQFGEEGFHERDGKPYCREDFFDMFAPKCGGCNRAIIENYISALNSQWHPDCFVCRDCRQKFQGGSFFDHEGLPYCETHYHAKRGSLCAGCHKPITGRCITAMFRKFHPEHFVCAFCLKQLNKGTFKEQNDKPYCHGCFDKLFG
- the LOC124423228 gene encoding leupaxin isoform X5, with protein sequence MDDLDALLADLQNTVSSEGNHVSSNATPGYGSLNGARTHNTNAYRSYESRTSPLPSQSPTYQNREAIEETITKSSSTTYTQNPSTGGKMPSLNNNLSELDTLLQDLSNARYNSHYHERDSHVSTGGVNGGTTSPMLRSPSSMSAPRPTVDALLEELNTAVPNGDYPSDGRVKVTIQETSTEIQPVYDGYPSSQHGSLNRSEIQQRSYANGHTASNATKELDDLMASLSEFKINSSSHQHQTVTDSPYAKPNKATKSSQSPLPPAEGTQTRIHITETQTTHHYQQQQHGESHTAQAATQIKQNQLDSMLGNLQADMSRQGVNTTQKGCCSACEKPIVGQVITALGKTWHPEHFTCTHCNQELGTRNFFEREGHPYCEPDYHNLFSPRCAYCNGPILDKCVTALEKTWHTEHFFCAQCGKQFGEEGFHERDGKPYCREDFFDMFAPKCGGCNRAIIENYISALNSQWHPDCFVCRDCRQKFQGGSFFDHEGLPYCETHYHAKRGSLCAGCHKPITGRCITAMFRKFHPEHFVCAFCLKQLNKGTFKEQNDKPYCHGCFDKLFG
- the LOC124423228 gene encoding paxillin isoform X6, yielding MEEQDTSAFQSYTENNNIYETYQVDKADNNLFNLDALLADLQNTVSSEGNHVSSNATPGYGSLNGARTHNTNAYRSYESRTSPLPSQSPTYQNREAIEETITKSSSTTYTQNPSTGGKMPSLNNNLSELDTLLQDLSNARYNSHYHERDSHVSTGGVNGGTTSPMLRSPSSMSAPRPTVDALLEELNTAVPNGDYPSDGRVKVTIQETSTEIQPVYDGYPSSQHGSLNRSEIQQRSYANGHTASNATKELDDLMASLSEFKINSSSHQHQTVTDSPYAKPNKATKSSQSPLPPAEGTQTRIHITETQTTHHYQQQQHGESHTAQAATQIKQNQLDSMLGNLQADMSRQGVNTTQKGCCSACEKPIVGQVITALGKTWHPEHFTCTHCNQELGTRNFFEREGHPYCEPDYHNLFSPRCAYCNGPILDKCVTALEKTWHTEHFFCAQCGKQFGEEGFHERDGKPYCREDFFDMFAPKCGGCNRAIIENYISALNSQWHPDCFVCRDCKKPVSGKSFYAMEGKPVCPKCVGVDEEEEEEEEAA